In Fulvia fulva chromosome 10, complete sequence, a single window of DNA contains:
- a CDS encoding Transcriptional regulator RPN4 has translation MTSPSRFPLPNAHLSQHHYSSLPPSPHTSTTTTTTTPQHDFALYEPAIYQQALTLLQQSSGPDSGYHHPTPNPDLTIHQPSPLRSYASVRQDSAISDHGVSAHDWQTSMYSAQVYNNSMNGSVTQQQPRGVKRSRSHQRTPSASTVASNGPASPHLYNPSYPQIANTETAPDQTSFYADQALFPKNLPTPSHTPVESGYSSVASLPSQAAHMSSAHYAMKGFGIDHHASEDYLSDAAPSRQSMSSYGNDSPATPQSGNGDGDSKQYTMQSNDYRQANPNVQLFRTESAAFQDELYNPNTVYTSAPSKPANSYLSPHRNLITERLQTANNARSASPASAVSRERSPFRNGSPLAPAEDWRPQNAIPTAQAMRQQQQQEAAQQEVQRATLRREPTKTISPKDAVLDYNDEQPSLFQDSIPEGYEKHFGGTEQWPTNNYLGQSTNFVDLSTTGQQNMSFRNATSADNGYSGTVFDFNGLPQGTDFNKNNPFQANYQAAVAAQMNQFSDQTPNFPASIPSMETSISDADLPMSSQETTDNGPTSVPQRPNDTRANTGTYTCTYHGCTQRFNSHNDLQKHKREYHRSQQQIMADSTSPEASESMSPRSVGTESPGPSTAGMTSAQILARNSQAGPHKCTRINPSTNKPCNTIFSRPYDLTRHEDTIHNGRKQKVRCPMCREEKTFSRNDALTRHMRVVHPEVESFGKRGRRD, from the exons ATGACATCACCATCGCGCTTTCCTCTCCCAAACGCTCATCTTTCACAACACCATTACTCCTCTCTCCCTCCATCGCCACATACCTCAACAACAACAACGACCACGACCCCACAACACGACTTTGCGCTTTACGAGCCAGCGATATATCAGCAGGCATTGACCTTGCTCCAGCAATCCAGCGGTCCCGACAGCGGATATCACCACCCGACGCCGAATCCTGACCTTACTATTCACCAACCGTCGCCACTCCGCAGTTACGCCAGCGTGAGGCAAGACTCTGCCATCAGCGACCACGGGGTATCTGCACACGATTGGCAGACTTCGATGTACTCGGCGCAAGTGTACAATAATAGCATGAACGGATCTGTCACACAGCAACAACCCAGGGGAGTCAAGCGGTCAAGGAGTCATCAGCGCACTCCATCGGCCTCGACAGTTGCCTCGAACGGCCCGGCATCGCCGCACCTGTACAATCCGTCGTATCCGCAAATCGCCAATACGGAGACAGCGCCCGATCAGACCTCGTTCTACGCTGACCAAGCCCTGTTCCCGAAGAACCTCCCAACGCCTTCGCATACGCCTGTCGAGAGCGGCTATTCGAGCGTAGCGTCTCTGCCCAGCCAGGCAGCGCATATGAGCAGCGCGCACTACGCTATGAAAGGCTTCGGGATCGATCACCACGCATCAGAGGACTATCTTTCCGACGCTGCGCCGTCACGACAATCGATGTCGAGCTACGGTAACGATTCACCCGCCACGCCGCAGTCCGGTAACGGTGATGGCGATTCGAAGCAGTATACTATGCAGTCGAATG ACTATCGGCAAGCCAACCCAAATGTTCAACTCTTTCGTACAGAGTCAGCAGCGTTTCAAGACGAGCTGTACAACCCCAACACGGTCTACACATCGGCACCGTCGAAGCCAGCGAATTCATACTTGTCGCCGCATCGAAATTTGATCACCGAGCGACTACAAACTGCGAACAACGCCCGCTCTGCATCGCCAGCATCTGCTGTGTCGAGAGAACGATCGCCGTTTAGGAATGGGTCTCCACTTGCTCCAGCAGAGGACTGGAGACCACAGAACGCCATTCCCACAGCCCAAGCTATGCGCCAGCAACAACAGCAGGAGGCCGCGCAGCAGGAGGTGCAGCGTGCAACACTGCGAAGGGAACCCACAAAGACGATATCACCCAAGGACGCGGTACTGGACTACAATGACGAGCAGCCATCGCTATTCCAGGATAGCATACCCGAAGGCTACGAGAAGCACTTCGGTGGCACAGAGCAGTGGCCAACCAACAACTATCTTGGTCAGTCGACCAACTTTGTGGATCTCTCGACCACTGGTCAGCAAAACATGAGTTTCAGGAACGCCACATCAGCCGACAACGGCTATTCCGGTACCGTCTTCGACTTCAATGGTTTGCCACAAGGAACGGACTTTAATAAGAACAACCCTTTCCAAGCCAACTACCAAGCTGCTGTTGCCGCACAGATGAATCAATTCTCGGATCAGACACCAAACTTTCCAGCATCGATACCATCAATGGAGACATCCATCAGCGACGCTGACCTTCCGATGTCATCCCAGGAGACGACCGACAATGGGCCTACCTCAGTTCCTCAGCGTCCTAACGATACCCGTGCCAATACCGGTACATACACGTGTACGTATCATGGCTGCACACAACGCTTCAACTCTCACAACGACCTGCAAAAGCACAAGCGCGAATATCATCGCTCACAGCAGCAAATCATGGCTGACAGCACATCACCTGAGGCAAGTGAGTCAATGTCGCCGAGATCAGTTGGTACTGAATCACCTGGACCATCTACTGCTGGCATGACCTCAGCACAGATCCTGGCGAGGAACTCTCAGGCTGGCCCCCACAAGTGCACACGCATCAACCCGTCCACCAACAAGCCGTGTAACACGATCTTCTCACGGCCCTACGACTTGACGCGCCATGAGGACACCATCCACAACGGACGCAAGCAGAAGGTTCGGTGCCCGATGTGTCGTGAGGAGAAGACGTTCTCACGTAATGACGCTCTCACGCGACACATGCGCGTGGTCCATCCGGAGGTCGAAAGCTTCGGTAAGCGTGGACGTCGCGACTGA
- a CDS encoding Transmembrane protein has protein sequence MDPAPPSIWRWVIGFLMVGACWGLTIPFMRKAALERDKQPKASRPFLSDSNVPWIKKKVFGIIYAVFDLLRSPRYAIPLLLNVTGSVWFFLLIGQAELSLTVPITNSLAFLFTVLGEWYAEGKVISRDTWIGMGLVLGGIALCVHSKTS, from the exons ATGGACCCAGCACCACCTTCGATCTGGCGATGGGTCATTGGCTTCCTTATGGTCGGCGCTTGCTGGGGCCTAACGATCCCGTTCATGAGGAAAGCAGCACTTGAACGAGACAAGCAGCCAAAGGCATCGCGACCTTTCCTGTCCGATTCAAATGTCCCCTGGATCAAGAAGAAGGTGTTTGGCATCATATATGCAGTCTTTGATCTCCTACGCAGCCCGAGATATGCCATTCCACTGCTACTGAACGTTACTGGCTCAGTATGGTTCTTCTTGTTAATAGGACAAGCTG AGCTTAGTCTTACGGTCCCGATCACCAACTCTTTGGCCTTCCTGTTTACTGTGCTTGGAGAATGGTATGCAGAAGGCAAAGTCATCTCAAGAG ATACATGGATAGGCATGGGCCTAGTACTTGGAGGCATAGCTCTTTGCGTCCATTCAAAGACTTCGTAG
- a CDS encoding D-xylulose reductase A — translation MGQQNPSFVLEKAGHVKYEDRPIPTLTSPYDVLINVKYTGICASDVHYWVHGEIGHFVVKSPMVLGHESSGVVSKVGDGVRSLKVGDRVAMEPGIPCRRCVRCKDGKYNLCPDMAFAATPPFDGTLAKYYALPEDFCYKLPESVSLEEGALLEPLSVGVHITRQAGVRPGHKVVVFGAGPVGLLCLAVAKAFGASKLVSVDINEERLQFAKKYAATHTVVSQRESAQDSAARIIKETDLGEGADIVIDASGAEPAIQTSIHLLRIGGTYVQGGMGKADITFPIGAMCSKELNVKGSFRYAGGDYALALELITTGRVDVKQLISGKVKFTDAEKAFSDVRAAKGIKTLIEGVEDDA, via the exons ATGGGCCAACAA AACCCATCCTTCGTTCTCGAGAAAGCCGGCCATGTAAAGTACGAAGACCGACCGATTCCCACCCTCACTTCCCCTTACGATGTCCTCATCAACGTCAAATACACCGGCATCTGCGCTTCCGATGTCCACTACTGGGTGCACGGCGAGATCGGCCACTTTGTTGTCAAGTCTCCCATGGTCCTTGGCCATGAGAGCAGCGGTGTAGTCTCCAAGGTCGGAGATGGGGTCAGGAGCTTGAAAGTGGGCGACAGGGTCGCAATGGAACCAGGCATTCCTTGCCGTCGTTGTGTGCGTTGTAAAGACGGTAAATACAACCTCTGTCCGGACATGGCATTCGCTGCAACTCCACCATTTGATGGAACACTGGCCAAGTACTATGCCCTGCCGGAGGACTTTTGCTATAAGCTGCCGGAGAGCGTGTCGCTAGAGGAAGGTGCCCTGTTGGAGCCGCTGAGCGTCGGTGTGCATATCACGAGACAGGCGGGCGTTCGCCCCGGGCACAAGGTCGTCGTCTTCGGTGCTGGGCCTGTTGGGCTGTTGTGCTTAGCAGTCGCGAAGGCATTCGGAGCTTCAAAGCTCGTCTCCGTGGACATCAACGAGGAGAGGCTTCAATTCGCCAAGAAGTATGCTGCAACACACACCGTTGTCTCGCAGCGAGAGTCAGCTCAGGACTCAGCAGCGCGAATCATCAAGGAGACTGATCTTGGAGAAGGTGCGGACATTGTGATTGATGCTAGTGGAGCGGAGCCAGCGATCCAGACGAGCATCCATCTGCTGCGGATAGGTGGCACGTATGTGCAGGGCGGCATGGGTAAAGCAGATATCACTTTCCCCATTGGCGCCATGTGCAGCAAAGAGCTCAACGTGAAGGGCAGCTTCAGATATGCCGGTGGTGACTACGCCTTGGCACTGGAGTTGATCACCACCGGGCGAGTTGATGTCAAGCAGCTGATTTCCGGCAAGGTGAAGTTCACCGACGCTGAGAAGGCGTTTAGTGATGTAAGGGCTGCAAAGGGTATCAAGACGCTGATAGAAGGAGTTGAAGACGATGCATAG
- a CDS encoding Phytanoyl-CoA dioxygenase domain-containing protein 1 has product MAPSRISPAPSTDLHGLTPEQLQTWDDKGYLLIPDALSQSQVKNLLAESQRMLSEFSLADHPMTRFSTGETSSHVGDDYFLTSGDKIRFFFEEDAFDKQGSLTKSKEKAINKIGHYLHQLNPSFKDASINEKNARIARDLGFKDPRVLQSMVICKQPEIGGRVPPHQDSVFLYTDPPSAVGFWYALEDCTVENGCLSFAAGSHKRAPILDRFVRSDDGKGTTFAKNEGSAWPKSSNQEQGIEDEQYELGEVKAGTLVLIHGNLLHKSERNTSLKGRMIYTFHMIEGGHRYDERNWLQPPSEGFTALNEAISA; this is encoded by the coding sequence ATGGCACCTTCCCGCATCTCTCCCGCTCCATCAACAGACTTGCACGGCTTGACACCAGAGCAGCTGCAGACATGGGACGACAAGGGCTACCTCCTCATACCTGATGCCCTCTCCCAGTCGCAGGTCAAAAATCTTCTGGCCGAATCGCAGCGCATGCTTAGCGAATTCAGCCTTGCTGACCACCCCATGACCCGCTTCTCAACTGGTGAGACCAGCTCACACGTGGGCGATGACTACTTCCTCACATCCGGCGACAAGATCCGCTTCTTCTTCGAGGAAGATGCCTTTGATAAGCAGGGCAGTCTCACGAAATCAAAAGAGAAGGCCATCAACAAGATCGGACACTACCTCCACCAGCTGAACCCGTCCTTCAAGGATGCGAGCATTAACGAGAAGAATGCAAGAATAGCGAGGGATTTGGGTTTCAAGGACCCGAGAGTGTTACAAAGCATGGTCATATGCAAACAGCCAGAGATTGGTGGGAGAGTGCCTCCCCACCAAGATTCAGTCTTCCTGTACACAGATCCACCATCCGCGGTCGGCTTCTGGTATGCTCTTGAGGATTGTACAGTCGAGAACGGATGTTTATCATTCGCCGCTGGAAGTCATAAACGTGCGCCCATACTAGACCGATTTGTGCGGAGCGACGATGGGAAAGGCACCACTTTCGCTAAGAACGAAGGCAGCGCGTGGCCAAAGTCCTCGAACCAAGAGCAGGGGATTGAAGATGAACAGTATGAGCTTGGCGAAGTCAAGGCGGGGACATTGGTTTTGATTCATGGGAATCTACTGCATAAGTCCGAGAGGAATACGAGCCTTAAGGGCCGTATGATCTACACGTTCCACATGATTGAAGGTGGGCATCGATATGATGAGAGAAATTGGCTGCAACCTCCGAGCGAAGGCTTCACAGCCCTCAACGAGGCTATCTCTGCATAA